The nucleotide sequence aaaaaaaataaaacattttaaacatctttGCTAACTTTGGTGGGCTTGGTTGCCCGGCATGATAACGCACGGAAGGTTTTCAGGTTTTTCGGTGGAAAGACTTGCATGCGTCTGTCTGTGGAAGTCTGGCTCACTCCACGTGGAGGGTGGGACCGGGGTCAGGGGTTAAAGGTCGGGACCTTGGCGCCGCCCAGACTGCACGTGGCTGGAGCTGCCCGCCCACTCTCCCTCCTAACGCCCAGAATCGTCGCGCGGGCTGGGGCGCACCCCGGCTGGAATCCAGCTCCAGAGTCCGCGCGGAGAAAGACAAAGACTGGGAGGCAGGCCTCGCCATTTAAGCGATTGCCTTCTGGGAACAAGCGAGCCGGGTGTCCAGCGGCATATTCCCGGCACTGGGCTCGCCTTGAGCTTGGCCACAGCAGCTCCCGCTATGACATGCCCTGTGCCGCGCACTTCCTCTCCAGGGGTATAAAGCAGGCGATGGCGCTGCTTGTACCTGGTAAAGCCTCCACTTTGCTCGCCGCGAGCTTGGCGCGACCAGCTTGTCGCTGCGCCCAGCTACCCGGCCGGTGGCAGAGTTATGTGTCTCGCGCGGAGAGGGAACTGGGCGCGGTGAGGCAGTTCTGCGGGTCAGGAGAGATCCGAGGCCCGGGACCAGGCAAAGAAGGTGAGGGAGGCAAAGGCGCTTCCCTACACTCTTTTGTTGTTAATAGTTTGCATTGGTTCAGCGTGTGGCTGGATCACCGGCTAGCACGCGGCCGCTTGCTCTGAATGGAACCGTGACGCGCGGCGGGGGCGCCCACGGACTTCCTCGCCCTGACACCTGCGGCCGCGCAGGGGCTGGGAGGGCGCTGCACCGAGAGAATAGCCGCGGGAGTATCATGCAAATTGCAGATTCTCGCTCCCAATAGATTGCAGCCACCTGTTCTTGGCAAAACCTCGGAAAAGGAAGCCTGAGCTTGGAGGAAGCCGGTGGTTCAGCACCACCTGGGGCGAGCTCCTCCGGCCTCTGGCTCGGCAAAGCggatgcaaaggaggctggaGTCCGCAGCGCTGAGGCCCTATCTCATCCGCTAGAAGGAAAACCTTTGCGTGTGAGAGTTGACTCTGAGCTGCAAGGCATCGAAATCATCGACATTTTGTGAATATATACAGGATATCTGTAAACATCTATGTGACTCTCAGTATTTTTTGTAAACTGGCCAAACATATTCTATCTCATGTTGTCCATTTTGAGATCATGTTTTTTCTTCTCACATTAGATTTCATAAAAATCACAATCTATTCCAGGGTGATGTCAGAAGGATGTTACCCAAGAACACATCTGCCGACACTAGGTTAGTtcaattacatttatttcaaCTGAGCTtacatcagtaaatatttactgggccCTAGTACATGCTGAGAAACTATGCTATTGGGTCAGATAAAAGAGACAGTGGATTCGTTTTCTTGTGATTTATCGTATACATATACTTCGTTTCAATGAAATTCTTTTGCTTCAGATGAcccttttgaaattttttctaaTGTTCTTGGAATATTCCACGAAAAAACCAAACTGCGTCCAAAGAACTGCTTCTATAGGAATATTCCATCCAtatcatttttgtttgcatttcagtAGATTACAGTTTTTACAAGAGATCATGGTTTTAACAGTATTGGGTCACTGTATCCTCTGTAGGTTTCCCTTATAGGAAGTGGTTTCTTATAGCCATTTTAGTCACTTAATGACAGTGATTTGTGCCCTTAAAATTTTAGGGAATGATCCTTTTCCAGTTTGTCATGATGtgtatatttcattctttttactaaTCCAGAAACTAGCTGTCAACCGTGATCCAACAGTATAATTAGTTCTTAGGAATTCCTCTCTTACAGGTAACTaggttttacacacacacacacacacacacacacacacacacacacacacacctttgcaTTTGGATTTAAATGTTCAGGATTCCATTGTTGCCAGATTTCCTGTCTCAAGACTATCAGTTCATTTGAATAATCAGCAAAATCATCAGCCTCCTTTCAGCCTCTAAACTGGATTTAAAAGATTGACGTTTCTTAAAACTCAAATCGAGTCGGGCTGCAACTGCATGCCCAGAGGGACCTGAATCATACACACACTGGATAATGAAATACACTTAGATTTTATTAGTGGGTAATTCATGGTCAGAATCTTGGaacaataatataattaaataaacaacTGGGAGAAGGAACCAGATAAGTCAGGAGGTAAAATTATTTAGCTAAAGTTAGAATGGAAGTAAGGAACTGCATTTCAAAATTTTGAATTCAGCCATTAACTTGTGGAAAGAGAAGAGATAGAGAACCAAGTTCCAGGACTGGCAAGGAAGGAGGGCAAGAGTCTTTCAGCAGTAATGTCATCAATGCAGTAGGCAGAAAGGTTGCTGTTGTATGTGTGTTTCTTGTGTCAGGAATCATAGAAAGAGGTGCATCCAATTCAGGGTGTGTGAATGCATAAAGATCATCAACACTTTCTCATTAATGTCCCTTAAAAGTTAATCACTTTAACCCCACAATTTTCTCTCACTTCatacaaaatcaaataaaacgatatatatttttcttttacaaaaggcAGTGAAAAAGCGGTTAAAGCATGGATTAAATTGAAATTTTTCAGTGAGCCTTTGACATTCAAGAATAACTCAGTCACTTCATTCTACTGATTAAGTATTGCTTTTCTTTCATGGAGATAAAATAATTTCTCATTACTCAAGCAACCTTCTTGATCCTCATTTCTAGAGGATTCTAGAAAACAGCAAATGGAGCACACTGAGCCTGCAACTTTGGGGAGTGGCAGGACAGAGTGGAAGGGGAGAGGCTTGTAGCTGTCGTTTCAGGACCCTTCAAAAAACAGCTCTAAAAGAAGTGGTGGGAGCTTTAACACATTGCAGAgtactgtctcccaggctgttcACCCTTCTGAAGGGGGGTTCCTGAAGGGCAAAGGCTGGTCTGATTACATGCATCTTTCCAGAGCCTCTCACCAGGCCTGGCGCCAGTggaggctcaataaatgtttgtggaaagaTGGGGTGGAGAGATAAAGcataatataaatatgaatgGATTTCTTCAGCAGAACTTGAGACAATGGGAAATGGGAGACCCTGGTTTATAGGTGGAAATTcccaagaaatgagaaaaaaaaatcaaggcaaaaTAATGCAGTTGATAGAgcaaatatttccttctctacaTCAACTTTTGGTTAGCTTCACGGGCGTGTGCACGCCCAGGGATAGGGAGACAACTTTAGGACTATAGAAGTATTGCCCAAAATGGGATTCTTGTGTTTCAGAGACTAACTTCAAGGGGAGGGCGCCATGGACAGAGCTGTaaagatctttcccgctttctatTAAGAGGGCGGGCAGAGCGTCAGCCCCtagaaaactacatttcccagaatgcCACACGCGGGCGGGAGAGGGCGTGAACAGAGCCTTGGCGCGATGCTCCTTGGGAGGTGTAGTTTCCACGCGTCCAGCTCGACCGCTGATGCCCCAGCGCGGTGGTAAAATGAGCCCACGTGATCGGAAAAGCAGCGGTTTCCCTTTGAGCCGGAACAGGATGACTGGGTTGACCGATGCTGGGCAGCTGAGCGGACCAATCGGCCGCCTAGACTGAGACGTTGGCGTTTGAAATCAGCCAATGGCAGGTCTACACTGGAGCTTCCTCTCCGCCTCCTTCGCCCAGCCTGCGAGTGTTCTGAGGGAAGcaaggaggcggcggcggcggcggcagcgagTGGCGAATAGTGGAAACGTTGCTTCTGAGGGGAGCCCAAGGTAGGGAGGCGAGGCGACGGTGTGCGGGAGCGGGCTCTCCAGGGACTTCCCGGGTCCGCAACTGGCAGGGCCGTTCGATTCGCAGGGGATCCCGTTTCGtttctattgtttttcctttatttttaggaGTGCCCGGGGCGACGGGACCCGGGAGAGGGGAAAGGGAACAACAGTCTGGGGTCCGGGCATCGCTGCGGGCCGGGCTGGGTTTAGGAGGACGGCGGTGCGGGCTGGGCCGGTTTCGGCGCGGCGGGGGCCGGATGATGGGGCGAGTGCGGACCTTGGCGGGCGAGTGCTCGGCGCAGGCGCAAGCGCAGTCTCCTCGCGGTCGTCCTCGCGGCCCCTCCCTCTGGGGGGTCCCCCAGTGCCAGGCTATCAGTGCGCAGCCCCAGCCCGCGGGACCCCTGGGGACTCTGGCCGCCTGTTCTGCAGATGACCGGTTCTAACGAGTTCAAGCTGAACCAGCCACCCGAGGATGGCATCTCCTCCGTGAAGTTCAGCCCCAACACCTCCCAGTTCCTGCTTGTCTCCTCCTGGGACACGTCCGTGCGTCTCTACGATGTGCCGGCCAACTCCATGCGGCTCAAATACCAGCACACCGGCGCCGTCCTGGACTGCGCCTTCTACGTAGGTGCCCTCCCGCCCTGCTCCTGCCCTCTTAAACAGTGTTAACGATTCTCCACGTGAGGAGCGTTTCTTTTCCAGTGTTGGGTAGAGGCGTCTGTCGGTGGGGTTATTTGGACAGTTCTTTAGCTTTTCAGGAGCATCTGCCTTGAACCTGTACCGTTTTGGGTTGGGGACATGCAGACATTGGAAACTCCGTCTCCCCTTTTCTGTTACACGCTTGTGGAGTAACTCTAAACTTTCTGAAAATACGATCATTATATTTGCAACAATACTGTTTTGGCTGCCGTGTTGAAAGGAACCGTTTAGGGGAAATGTATGTTTACCCTCAGCCAGCGTGTTGGCTAGGATAAAGCAGCCCTCCTTTAATTTCCAGACACAGGAGTTTAGTGACCATTTGCTTTTTTAtgctgttttttggtttgtttaccATGAATAGTTGAGCCCAGTGCATATCCCGAGCATAAACTGAACACTTGCTTGTAGAAATAAGAATGTTGAAACCCTTTCAAAagttctagtttttaaacggtTCAAAACTATTTTATAGGATCCAACGCATGCCTGGAGTGGAGGACTAGATCATCAATTGAAAATGCATGATTTGAACACTGATCAAGGTAATGTGACCATATCTTTACCAGTTTGTTTTCTTGGCTAGTGTTCTTAAGTATAAATGTTTATGTAGGAAGAGTGGTTCCTAAATTGCTTAGTTACGAAGTTGGCTTAAGTACAGGTGGCTtgaatttaggatttttttatttaaatgataacCATTAAGTTACTGATTACAGAATATTATGCATGTATTTTTGTAGTAAAGCCAGTTATGGTCGCCATTGTCAGTGTTTACATAAATTGACACTCAAGTATTTGGCCTTTATTTTGTCCTTAGAAGTGGGCTGGatcccagcctggccagcgtttCATTAGGATTTTCCACTACAGTGCTGTGTTTTGAGAGTTCAGTTTTTAGAAGCTAATTTAGTTTTCAGAAGCTAAAGGTAGATTTAAAACCTGACAAAAAAGAGGCAATCATGTCTATATTAATTGTGTTTGTTTTAGGTATTTAGCAAAATATGTTTCCGTTGCATTTTTTGAATGAGTAACTAGATGATACATTTCCTTTCGGTTAAGTAATTTCTTAGAGATCCAGATATGAAATGACTTACTCAAATTTTTTTGGTGACATTGGCACAGTGTTAGAGATTGGACTGGAACCCAAATGCATAGAGCTCTCTAGCTGAACATTTGTTTGCATGTGTATTCATCAGACATAGGTATTCTAAGGAGATAGGAGGGTACAGAGATATGACTAGAGAGAAGATGAGTTGAGCAACAGGAGAATGGATGGAGGATGGCCACATTTTGTCAAAAAACTAAGCACCCAATTAGAAGAGGCTTTTGCATGAAAGCTACTTTCTTCTGTAACTTATACTGCAGGTATTGGGTTTTGTTTGCCAGTAGCTTACCCTGTGTAATAAGTAAGCTTGTAGGTCTAGGTTCTATTTGTTCAGAAACTTGTAGGGGTAGGGAGAAACACTGAAAAGCAAACGTCTCGATTTTCAGTGTTACATAGAGAATTAGCTGTTTATTCTATGAAAGTCACTGCCAAACTTCATgaaatcctttctttttctttcttgtttttttttgtttgtttttttttgtttttgtttttgtttttttttgagatggagtctcactctgttgaccaggctggagtgcagtggtgtgatcttggctcaccacagcctccaccacccGCATTcaggcaattctgcctcagcctcccgagtagctgggactacaggcctgtgccaccatgctcagctaatttttgtattttttagtagaggcggggtttcactatgttgtccaggatggtcttgaactcctgatctcgtgatccgcccaccttggcctcccaaaatgctgggactaatCTTACTGTTTGCAGGTCAGGACCATATATTGTTCATTCCTATATCCTTAGCAGTTGGCACAGAttctggtacatagtagatgttagttgaaggaataaatgagatataGTGAGAAGgttcaaattgaaaagaaaatgtctatTGAAAATTTGAACCACAGTGGAACCAAGTGGAGTAATGAGAGGACTTCACTCCCAGTTCTCATAACCCTTTAGCCATGTAAATAAGTTTCTTAGCAGCATTGGCTTAATGTTCAACATAAATGTTGTTGATCCAGAAGACCAGAGTtctccattcatttgttcattcaacagatatttcttgagcacctagcCTGTACCAGACCTTGCACTAGATACGGGCAGAGATCACAGAGGTAAACGCAGTTCCTGATAGGAAATCTAGAATCAAGTGAGGAAGATAACAGACATGCCACTATGTTAATGTAATCTGAAATTCAAGACAGCCTTTGGTATGTGCAATACTAGTGAGTCATGTGAAGTGTGCACTGTAAGGTGAACAGAGAGGAACGGATAACTTTGTAGTCATGGAGAGATTTTTCtgtctgtagacatttccatggggTTGGATGAGGCAAATTCATTACAGTTGAATGAATGtttcttttaattgtttattttaggAATCTTTAGTAAAGGTAGTAAGCTAGATGTTGgggattttttcccctttttttttccctatagaaAATCTTGTTGGGACCCATGATGCCCCTATCAGATGTGTTGAATACTGTCCAGAAGTGAATGTGATGGTCACTGGAAGTTGGGATCAGACAGTTAAACTGTGGGATCCCAGAACTCCTTGTAATGCTGGGACCTTCTCTCAGCCTGAAAAGGTAGGCTCTTTATATTCATTGCAGGAGTTGATGGTTTTGGGGTGATTTTTGTCTTGATGCATGATTGTTGACTATGCTTGTTGAATTTAAAGGTGAAAAGTCAACATGGGGGGAAAAAAGTTGACAGTTGGTTTTATAAATCCAACTACATAGAAATGCtttaatgcaaaagaaaattaactttggGATTTTGGGCCAACTTTTATTTGTCAGTTGTTATATTTGCTTCCATGTATTGTTAATGCTTTAAATCGCAGAATTGAGAAGCAACTCACTGCCTTTTCAGAGAAGTCATTTAGCAGACTGTTCGATTGTCTTAAATTGACGCTCCATCCCAAACCAGAAGATTGGATGGAGCAtcacttattttcatttgttatcTGAGGTTTCTTTGGGTTGACTGTTGAGAGGGCAAAATGGGTTATCATTTCAAGTTCAGTAAGAAAGGTGTTTTATGTTCCCTGGCTTGTActgtttgtatatttattttttaataatgacaGATGTAGTTTCAAGGCACCTTAGTGAACAAAGCTTTTTAAAACCAAAACTTTGTGTATTATTCTAACCTTTTGATCTGTATGATAAAAGTGTAATTGAGCATTCCTTCTGTATCCTCATCAGACTTTATCAGGTGGTAGTGAATTTTAAAGATTGATTGTTTAAGCAGTTTAAAGGTATCCTTCACTTGAGTCTTTCCTCAGCGTGAATATACTATTCAATTCCTGTTAGCCATCATTATTTACAATAGTGCATCCAAAGAGCCATTATTTTTGTCACATCACAGTCGAATCTACTCCTGGCAAGACCTTTGTTCAGAATAAAATAATTgcattgtttctagttttgattTATGGTTGTATGTAACATGTTAAGAACTGTGATAAATTGCTGACAGAATATCATATAATGGACAGCCACACTGAATCAAGCTGCTTATTGGTTCAGCAAGGTTCAttatgtcactttttaaaatactttctttgataaatgtatataccTAGTCAGTAGCATGACAGTGGTTTCACTTGATTTATGATCGGTGGGGATAGAAAGCACTATTAGAAGCTTGTGTGTCACCTATATAGTAAAGATTTAAGATAAAATTCCCAGTATGATTGTACCATTATAAATCGATCTCTTTCtggattctttatttttaaagtttggtaCTTTATACATCTtagattaattttcattttactgcaaacattttgttttctgagtAAGCTTTGATAAATCttaacatttctgacatttaaaTCTGCTTATATTAAATCTATTGTTTTGAATCTTAATTTTAATTCCTTATTTTTCCCTTGGTCACAttaattgttgaattttaagcCAGATTCTAGAGAGGGGTGGGACATGGCGTTGTTAAAGCTAACTTGGTTCTTCAGCTGATGGTATGTGGTTAACATACTAGTGATTATTAACATATGGCTTAAGTACTGAATGTTGAAGAGACATCTTACCTTGCCATGGGGCCTCTCTACATTTTTCATGGCAGTTCTTCAGGTTTGAAAATGCTAAGTCAGATTAGAGTTTCTTATTAATTGAAAATAATAGAGCACAGTTGTGAATCGCaagtctagatttttaaaaagtgactgaaCATGATCAGGAGAATATTTTTTTGCCACCTTTTAATGAGTTGGCTACCTCTGTTTTGTTTCCAAGTAACACTATATTTGCAAATAAACCACTAAATGTTTGCTTGTAGGAAATTctatggtttattataaaggaattTTTGTGGAAAGTTTAATATTGAAGAAAGACACTATAAGGGGAAAAATAGGGGATacactactttaaaaaattttccctaATGTTGAACTTCTATCTTGAATGCATGGTATTACGTCagggcacaagaattgctttgTCATGTGTCAGACCACTatcttgtcttttaattttgagTTTGTATGCCACCAAAGGCTGCTAAACATCTAATTAGTGGTGGCTCCCTCACCCTTCCTGGAAAGGCCTATTTATTCCATGTAacaactgggggaaaaaaatcaagatttttaGAGTTGCAAAATGAAATATTCTAAAAGGTGGTTttagaaaaatagttttaaaaatgattgttTTATGAAAAGCCAGAAACCCATTAAGCTCTACCTTGAATTATTTTATGGCTCTATTatctcatttttgaatttttttttacacttttatGTTGTCTCTAAATGAAACATGAAGGCTGGGAAAAATAGTTTAATTTGTTTTAGTAATGGAGAGAATTAAGACTTCAAAAGCTCCTTTACAGAATTACTTAGAATGTACATTATATGATGCTTGGTGAAGTATGGAGAGCATCATGGGTTTGCTATTTTATGTGAATTACTTGGTTTGAATAATTGCAGTATCTAAAATTGTTATCTGTGATTGGGGAATTcagtcagctaattttttatggtCTTATGATCAGATGGACTTTATTTTGGGGCAAAATGCCATTTTCAGGCAAGAAGGTGATTTTTAGCAAGTTTTGAtcttttttaaaaggtatataCCCTCTCAGTGTCTGGAGACCGGCTGATTGTGGGAACAGCAGGCCGCAGAGTGTTGGTGTGGGACTTACGGAACATGGGTTACGTGCAGCAGCGCAGGGAGTCCAGCCTGAAATACCAGACTCGCTGCATACGAGCGTTTCCAAACAAGCAGGTATTGAGCTATAcctcctcttctttctggaatttgaaaataatatgatcttatattatAATGATTTGGCCACTAGCCCCtaaagccttcttttttttttttcagtagtgaTTTAGAATTTGCTGTTAGGTGTATTCTTCCTTGATATTTTTGACAGCCATGTGTTAAAAGGAAGTGCGTTAACCCCCATTTTAGAGACGACCTTGATGTTCAGAGAGACCAAGTAATCTGCTCAGGAAGTGGTTTGAATAGAGGAGGTTTTCTGACCTTTTGTTGATCCTGGTCCAGGATGCTTCATAGGTATACAGTAATCAAAGAGCGCTTTGCAGATATTTCAGTTTACAAAATGCTGAATTAAAATTTATATCTGGATTTTAAGCTTATGgaatttgctgttttctttttgcctttttgtaaCCCTAATGCTTATGGAGTTCTTTCCCCAGTTTGACGATAGaactttgatagtttttttttttcttaaactcaaCTGAGATTAGAGAGGCAGGGCCCCTCTTATGACTGACTCTTGATGTACAGGGTGGGTCACCTTCCATCATCGCTAAATGATATTAGCCTGTTTATTAGTGAGCTCCCTCCTCCCTCAAATCCTTAAAGTTCTAAGAGGAGATGGTGGTGTGGTCAGGTGCAATAGGAATTTTGCAAGAGGAAAAGTCATTAAAAACAGAAGGTGTCTCTGGTATCTTATGGCTGTCCTTTGGTGGTTGTAGAACTTGAAGCAGGTATgttattctctttgctttttaacCTGCAAAGGCCAGTACCTCAAATGGTGAtcacagttcctttttttttaggAAATTGTAAGTTTCCACTGAAGATAAAGAATTGCAGTTATGTGAAACTTCAGAGATTTAGATATGTGATTAAAATATGCTTACATTGTGAACATTATTTTAATGCCATTGTATCTAATATTTTCTATAGGATTATTTCTACTTTGTAATGGAAGTTAAAAAGTAGGATTTTACTGACATATATTTCTTCATAAACAGTTTTCAGGAATAAATCTTTTTCATACCTTGAAGGATTAAAAAATCATAGATTTCATATTTGGTGTGTTAgctcttattttttaagatacTGTCATTTCAACGAAAGATGAAAAAACGTTTAAAATTGTAAACCACTTTTGAATGTCCCTGAAAGTCTTTGTGCAAACCTGACTTGCTGTATTAAATGCAAGAAGTAGTATGACTGAGATGGAAGACTGGTGTTCTAGTTGATTTGGATTATTGATGCCCCCAATGAAGGAAACACAATTCTTAACAGTTGTTCGCGATGAAGAGGCACAGAACatagaagaatatattttaactGAGGGAACAAATTTGAGTCTGCTGGGCAGGACAACAAATAAGCGACACTAAAacactttacatttttgtttaggTTTGATGCAGTAACtagatattttttattgtaatgtgCAAGGCCCTGGTACCTGTGAGGAAAGCATGTGAtgagtcttattttctttttaaagtcgtCATAACCATGTTAGTATAGCCTAAACACTTCATTAAAGCCTGCTGTACTTCTCATTTCTGAAATAATCACTCTTTAGTGTGGGTTGAATTTGGGAATTAGCACCTTGTTTTTGGAAGCTGgaatttaccatttttttcctctggttctCTCTTGGCAGGGTTATGTATTAAGCTCTATTGAAGGCCGAGTGGCAGTTGAGTATTTGGACCCAAGCCCTGAGGTACAGAAGAAGAAGTATGCCTTCAAATGTCAcagactaaaagaaaataatattgagcAGATTTACCCAGTCAATGCCATTTCTTTTCACAATATCCACAATACATTTGCCACAGGTAAAGTATGGCATGCTGacctatatttaattattttactatttggtGCTTGCTTTTTATGGTatttagtgaaaaaaaatctgtacggTGCTTTAGGGAAATGTAACTTCTATGACCTTAAAAATTAACTGTTAAGAGAATGGTTATTTCTGTATCTGGTGTTAAGAACCATTTTAACTGTTTTGAAATTACTTCCAGGTGGTTctgatggctttgtaaatatttgggATCCATTTAACAAAAAGCGACTGTGCCAATTCCATCGGTACCCCACGAGCATCGCATCACTTGCCTTCAGTAATGATGGGACTACGCTTGCAATAGCATCATCATATATGTATGAAATGGATGACACAGAACATCCTGAAGATGGTATCTTCATTCGCCAAGTGACAGATGCAGAAACAAAACCCAAGTGAGTATGCTTCACCTGTATTTGAGCCTTTTCTTGCATTCAACCCaggatttattaatttttctaaattcatGAATAGCATTGTTGATGCCTGCTTGATATTACAGCTGACTGTAGGGTTGGAGTTGATGTTATCATGTTCTCCCAAGCTTTCAATATCCGTAGGTTGATAGACGTCTGATGGATAAAATTGTGCCTAGTTGTTTTGTAGAGAAGAATGTCAAACTCTCATTCTTCTTGAATAGG is from Pan paniscus chromosome 8, NHGRI_mPanPan1-v2.0_pri, whole genome shotgun sequence and encodes:
- the BUB3 gene encoding mitotic checkpoint protein BUB3 isoform X1; the protein is MTGSNEFKLNQPPEDGISSVKFSPNTSQFLLVSSWDTSVRLYDVPANSMRLKYQHTGAVLDCAFYDPTHAWSGGLDHQLKMHDLNTDQENLVGTHDAPIRCVEYCPEVNVMVTGSWDQTVKLWDPRTPCNAGTFSQPEKVYTLSVSGDRLIVGTAGRRVLVWDLRNMGYVQQRRESSLKYQTRCIRAFPNKQGYVLSSIEGRVAVEYLDPSPEVQKKKYAFKCHRLKENNIEQIYPVNAISFHNIHNTFATGGSDGFVNIWDPFNKKRLCQFHRYPTSIASLAFSNDGTTLAIASSYMYEMDDTEHPEDGIFIRQVTDAETKPKSPCT
- the BUB3 gene encoding mitotic checkpoint protein BUB3 isoform X2, which gives rise to MTGSNEFKLNQPPEDGISSVKFSPNTSQFLLVSSWDTSVRLYDVPANSMRLKYQHTGAVLDCAFYDPTHAWSGGLDHQLKMHDLNTDQENLVGTHDAPIRCVEYCPEVNVMVTGSWDQTVKLWDPRTPCNAGTFSQPEKVYTLSVSGDRLIVGTAGRRVLVWDLRNMGYVQQRRESSLKYQTRCIRAFPNKQGYVLSSIEGRVAVEYLDPSPEVQKKKYAFKCHRLKENNIEQIYPVNAISFHNIHNTFATGGSDGFVNIWDPFNKKRLCQFHRYPTSIASLAFSNDGTTLAIASSYMYEMDDTEHPEDGIFIRQVTDAETKPKST